In one Ischnura elegans chromosome 13, ioIscEleg1.1, whole genome shotgun sequence genomic region, the following are encoded:
- the LOC124170084 gene encoding uncharacterized protein LOC124170084 encodes MNEQVIKWYETDDISWQAPGKRDCVKIYDPETQKKIQKQKRFLVMTIDEARELFQEKYNVSVSRSKFFDLRPKHVLPVANTPHNVCVCVKHANFAFLVEGLKTAAGLGSNFNHRSLLDLVCCNTMSESCMTNKCKTCTQDIKTVLKENIDLSAITKWKTWQKIEGKYQVVEKTTALQTVVKEINEMLPSFKFNCFVQKVQSAYFDHVKSKINKGTAIIQIDYAENVSLTPQDEIQSGHWGHRQVTLFTACIWYENGVKSYVVVSDDLTHSKESSWVFLKTTISHFKAFCYEDLTNLLIFSDNCSAQFKSKFTTSNICFLANDLNVENVEWSSFAPGHGKGAVDAIGGQLKRQIWIKIKSHSVIINTAQEFFDVCEKTCESVQVLFVPKQDVVETGKMLQQ; translated from the coding sequence ATGAACGAACAAGTTATAAAATGGTACGAAACCGATGATATCAGCTGGCAAGCCCCGGGGAAAAGGGACTGTGTAAAAATATATGATCCTGAAAcacagaagaaaattcaaaaacaaaaaagatttttagtCATGACTATAGACGAAGCAAGAGAATTGTTTCAGGAAAAATACAATGTTTCTGTATCCAGATCCAAGTTTTTTGATTTGAGACCTAAACATGTTCTACCAGTGGCTAACACACCACAcaatgtttgtgtgtgtgtgaaacATGCAAATTTTGCTTTCTTGGTAGAGGGGTTAAAGACTGCTGCTGGTTTAGGATCAAATTTTAACCATCGCAGCTTGTTGGACTTAGTGTGCTGCAACACTATGAGCGAAAGTTGCATGACTAATAAATGCAAAACTTGTACTCAAGATATCAAAACTGTGTTGAAGGAAAACATTGATTTGTCAGCAATTACAAAATGGAAAACTTGGCAGAAAATTGAAGGTAAATACCAAGTAGTTGAAAAAACAACTGCATTACAAACAGTTgttaaagaaattaatgaaatgctACCAAGTTTTAAATTCAATTGTTTTGTCCAGAAGGTGCAATCAGCATACTTTGATCATGTAAAGAGTAAGATCAACAAGGGTACAGCTATCATACAAATCGACTATGCTGAAAACGTTTCTCTTACGCCTCAAGATGAGATACAGAGTGGACACTGGGGCCACAGACAAGTAACTTTATTTACAGCTTGTATTTGGTATGAGAATGGAGTTAAGTCCTATGTTGTAGTAAGTGATGATTTAACTCATTCTAAAGAATCAAGCTGGGTTTTCTTGAAAACTACTATCAGCCATTTCAAGGCATTTTGTTATGAGGATTTGACAAACCTGCTAATATTCTCAGACAACTGTTCTGCTCAATTTAAGAGCAAATTCACTACTTCAAATATCTGTTTCCTTGCTAACGATTTGAATGTAGAGAATGTTGAATGGAGCTCATTTGCACCTGGTCATGGGAAAGGTGCTGTCGATGCAATCGGAGGCCAACTCAAGCGACAGATCTGGATTAAGATCAAATCCCACTCTGTGATAATAAACACAGCACAGGAGTTTTTTGATGTCTGTGAGAAAACCTGTGAATCTGTCCAAGTATTGTTCGTTCCAAAACAAGATGTAGTCGAGACTGGAAAAATGCTACAACAATGA